From a single Streptomyces liliifuscus genomic region:
- a CDS encoding sulfite oxidase-like oxidoreductase — protein sequence MGQPVGRESGEAAQSELPPGQRLQRGWPVTHYGPVPKFRPERWEFRVFGATADSEKHCWTHEEFTALPYATVVADLHCVTKFSMIGAEWGGIPARTILEIAPPAPTVTHVMVWAEYGFSSNLRLDDFASDRSIFATHKDGELLTAEHGFPLRLVVPQLYAWKGPKWVRGVEYMTADRRGFWEERGYHNIGDPWREQRYSYQEEPGDGPEL from the coding sequence GGCAGCGACTTCAGCGGGGCTGGCCGGTCACGCACTACGGGCCCGTGCCGAAGTTCCGCCCCGAGCGCTGGGAGTTCAGGGTCTTCGGCGCCACCGCCGACAGCGAGAAGCACTGCTGGACCCACGAGGAGTTCACCGCCCTGCCGTACGCCACGGTCGTGGCCGATCTGCACTGCGTCACCAAGTTCAGCATGATCGGTGCGGAGTGGGGCGGCATCCCGGCCCGTACGATCCTGGAGATCGCCCCGCCCGCGCCCACCGTCACCCATGTGATGGTCTGGGCCGAGTACGGCTTCAGCTCGAATCTGCGCCTCGACGACTTCGCGTCCGACCGCTCGATCTTCGCCACCCACAAGGACGGCGAACTGCTCACCGCGGAACACGGCTTCCCGCTGCGTCTCGTCGTGCCGCAGCTGTACGCGTGGAAGGGTCCCAAGTGGGTGCGCGGCGTCGAGTACATGACGGCCGACCGCCGCGGCTTCTGGGAGGAGCGCGGCTACCACAACATCGGCGACCCCTGGCGCGAACAGCGCTACTCGTACCAGGAGGAGCCCGGGGACGGACCCGAGCTCTGA
- a CDS encoding deoxyribonuclease IV — MSTQQSRNPVGGHVPVAGGLASVGLSYARELAAETVQVFVANPRGWATPPGNPLQDDEFRAACAAESIPAYVHAPYLINFGSHTEATVEKSVESLRHSLRRGRAIGALGVVVHTGSATGGRERSVALKQVREHLLPLLDELTHDDDPFLLLESTAGQGSSLCSRTWDFGPYFEALDSHPKLGVCLDTCHIFAAGHDLTGPSGMHQTLDLLVDTVGEGRLKLIHANDSKDVAGAHKDRHENIGAGHIGEDPFRALMTHPATEGVPLIIETPGGKEGHAADVERLKKLRDG; from the coding sequence GTGAGCACTCAGCAGTCCCGCAACCCCGTCGGCGGCCATGTCCCCGTCGCCGGAGGCCTCGCCTCCGTCGGCCTCTCGTACGCCCGCGAGCTGGCCGCCGAGACCGTCCAGGTCTTCGTCGCCAACCCGCGCGGCTGGGCGACTCCGCCCGGCAACCCCCTCCAGGACGACGAGTTCCGCGCGGCCTGCGCCGCCGAGTCGATCCCCGCGTACGTCCATGCGCCCTATCTGATCAACTTCGGCTCGCACACCGAGGCGACCGTGGAGAAGTCGGTGGAGTCGCTGCGGCACTCGCTGCGGCGCGGGCGGGCCATCGGGGCGCTGGGCGTCGTCGTGCACACGGGGTCGGCGACCGGTGGCCGGGAGCGATCGGTCGCGCTGAAGCAGGTCCGCGAGCACCTGCTGCCGCTGCTGGACGAGCTGACCCACGACGACGACCCGTTCCTGCTGCTGGAGTCGACCGCCGGACAGGGCTCTTCGCTCTGCTCACGGACCTGGGACTTCGGACCGTACTTCGAGGCGCTCGACTCCCATCCGAAGCTGGGCGTCTGCCTGGACACCTGCCACATCTTCGCGGCGGGCCACGACCTCACCGGGCCCAGCGGGATGCACCAGACGCTCGACCTGCTGGTGGACACGGTCGGCGAGGGCCGGCTGAAACTGATCCACGCCAACGACTCCAAGGACGTGGCCGGCGCCCACAAGGACCGCCACGAGAACATCGGCGCCGGGCACATCGGCGAGGACCCGTTCCGTGCACTGATGACCCACCCCGCCACCGAGGGCGTACCGCTGATCATCGAGACGCCCGGCGGCAAGGAGGGGCACGCTGCGGACGTGGAGCGGCTGAAGAAGCTCCGGGACGGCTGA